The Endozoicomonas montiporae CL-33 genome contains a region encoding:
- a CDS encoding glucosaminidase domain-containing protein produces the protein MISRVDKMFLGLLVIVVLSSGWWHLYQQPSALDNALKEAEQAFSEVSEDTDLKAAIDKQLSDIPDFGSMLDVREKKASFFAFMKTMIDEENQQLGVIRQKLLSYKDKNTLNDSEQQWVDSLVRRYKVDESKNGLDDIFDELLLKIDEIPVSLALVQAANESAWGTSRFALDANNFFGQWCFSEGCGLVPERRPEGARYEVRKFDSPAHSVRSYMHNLNSSHHYEGMREMRMKRREAGLPVTGPVLAHGLYAYSIRGVEYVDELVQMIRGNDLLRYDLEGEAIAPDDGVIQSQ, from the coding sequence ATGATAAGTCGAGTCGATAAAATGTTTCTGGGGCTGTTGGTTATTGTTGTATTGTCGTCTGGCTGGTGGCATTTGTATCAGCAGCCTTCTGCGCTCGATAACGCATTGAAAGAAGCGGAGCAGGCGTTCAGCGAAGTTTCTGAAGATACCGATCTAAAGGCGGCTATTGATAAACAGCTGTCGGATATTCCGGATTTTGGCAGTATGCTCGATGTCAGGGAGAAAAAAGCCTCATTCTTTGCTTTTATGAAGACCATGATTGATGAGGAAAATCAGCAGCTGGGTGTGATTCGTCAGAAATTGCTGTCTTATAAAGACAAAAACACACTAAACGACAGTGAGCAGCAATGGGTTGATAGCTTGGTGCGTCGTTACAAAGTGGATGAAAGTAAGAACGGGCTGGATGATATTTTTGATGAACTGTTATTAAAGATTGATGAAATACCTGTGTCCCTGGCACTGGTTCAGGCCGCGAATGAGTCCGCCTGGGGAACATCGCGGTTTGCTTTGGATGCAAATAACTTTTTTGGACAATGGTGTTTTTCCGAAGGCTGTGGGCTGGTACCGGAAAGACGGCCGGAAGGTGCCCGATACGAGGTCAGAAAATTCGACTCCCCGGCGCATTCTGTGCGTTCTTATATGCATAACCTGAATTCCAGTCATCATTATGAAGGCATGCGGGAGATGCGTATGAAGCGACGGGAGGCAGGGCTTCCGGTAACCGGCCCGGTGCTCGCTCATGGGCTTTATGCTTACTCCATTCGTGGTGTGGAGTACGTGGATGAGCTGGTGCAAATGATCAGAGGGAACGATTTATTGCGTTATGACCTTGAAGGTGAGGCCATTGCACCGGATGATGGAGTTATCCAAAGCCAATAA
- a CDS encoding Yip1 family protein, giving the protein MILSHFWGLMTHPDEEWNSIRKHPPGIVRLYLGQIIWLAALPAVCTFYGTTKTGWSLPGSEHVVRLTESSAMMMAGLAWLAILIGVGVMGTFVQWMSETFGSKPSLAQSIAFSCYTAFPLFLAGLCGLAPSIWLTIVAGTIGASWSAYLLYSGLPVFMNIPKEQGFVYASSVLCIGLVVLVSLMITTVILWSLGAGPEYVQVL; this is encoded by the coding sequence ATGATTTTGAGCCACTTCTGGGGTCTGATGACTCACCCCGATGAAGAATGGAACTCGATTCGGAAACACCCGCCGGGCATTGTGCGGCTCTACCTCGGCCAGATCATCTGGCTGGCAGCCCTGCCCGCAGTCTGCACGTTTTACGGAACCACCAAAACCGGCTGGTCACTGCCTGGCAGTGAGCACGTTGTCCGACTGACGGAAAGCAGCGCCATGATGATGGCCGGTTTAGCCTGGCTTGCCATTCTGATAGGCGTTGGAGTAATGGGCACTTTTGTACAGTGGATGAGTGAAACCTTTGGCAGCAAACCAAGCCTTGCCCAGAGTATTGCCTTCAGCTGCTACACCGCCTTTCCTCTTTTTCTTGCTGGGCTGTGCGGACTGGCACCTTCCATCTGGTTAACCATTGTTGCTGGTACTATTGGCGCATCCTGGTCAGCCTATCTGCTTTACAGCGGGCTCCCGGTCTTTATGAACATCCCGAAAGAGCAGGGTTTTGTGTATGCCAGCTCGGTACTTTGCATAGGGCTGGTCGTTCTGGTATCCCTGATGATTACCACCGTGATTCTCTGGAGTCTGGGTGCCGGGCCGGAGTATGTTCAGGTACTCTGA
- the fghA gene encoding S-formylglutathione hydrolase: METLQLLSSNRSFGGWHRRYQHESEATGSTMTFAVYMPPQANDNNRVPVLYWLSGLTCTDENFMQKAGAQRMAVELGIAIVAPDTSPRGEQVANDEGYDLGQGAGFYVNATQAPWDRHYCMYDYVTSELPALIEANFPVNSRRSISGHSMGGHGALVCALRNPERYLSVSAFSPISQPSQVPWGQKAFTAYLGDHQASWKEYDAAHLLANVTNDSSMIPALVSQGLADEFLQEQLQPEALQDAAKATGYPLTLERHEGYDHSYYFIASFIEQHMEFHSRVLCQS; this comes from the coding sequence ATGGAAACGTTACAACTACTCAGCAGCAACCGATCCTTTGGCGGCTGGCATCGTCGTTACCAGCATGAGTCTGAAGCTACTGGTAGCACCATGACCTTTGCCGTGTATATGCCACCTCAGGCCAATGATAACAATCGGGTTCCGGTGCTGTACTGGCTATCCGGACTGACTTGTACCGATGAAAACTTTATGCAGAAAGCCGGAGCCCAGCGAATGGCGGTGGAACTGGGTATTGCCATTGTTGCACCGGACACCAGCCCCAGAGGTGAACAGGTAGCGAATGATGAAGGGTATGATCTTGGGCAGGGCGCTGGCTTTTATGTCAATGCCACACAAGCTCCCTGGGATCGTCATTATTGCATGTACGACTATGTGACTTCGGAGCTGCCTGCATTGATTGAAGCGAATTTTCCGGTCAACAGCCGCCGTTCCATTTCCGGACATTCTATGGGAGGGCATGGCGCACTGGTTTGTGCTCTGAGAAACCCGGAACGTTATCTGAGTGTTTCCGCCTTTTCCCCGATCAGTCAGCCCTCTCAGGTGCCTTGGGGGCAAAAGGCTTTTACGGCCTATCTGGGTGATCATCAGGCAAGTTGGAAGGAATACGACGCTGCTCACTTGCTTGCCAACGTGACGAATGATTCTTCAATGATTCCGGCTTTGGTCAGTCAGGGATTGGCGGATGAATTTCTTCAGGAGCAGCTTCAGCCTGAAGCTCTGCAGGATGCAGCAAAGGCTACTGGTTATCCGTTAACGCTGGAACGGCATGAAGGCTATGATCACAGCTACTACTTTATTGCCAGCTTTATTGAGCAGCATATGGAGTTTCATAGCCGTGTTCTTTGTCAGTCTTAA
- a CDS encoding transposase: MIRENRWPDGVVHCPHCDSGHVKKNGHDTVQTECQHYQCKHCDRYFDDLTNTVFAGHHQPLKVWVSCLYLMGLNVSNSQISKELDLSLSDVHEMTTLLRTTVVKRKPDITLEGEVEFDEVYIVAGHKGHPEALKKSIAASPKKKIKRNF; the protein is encoded by the coding sequence ATGATCCGTGAAAACCGCTGGCCTGACGGGGTGGTTCATTGCCCCCATTGTGATTCAGGCCATGTAAAAAAGAACGGGCATGACACGGTACAAACTGAATGCCAACACTATCAATGCAAACATTGTGACCGCTACTTTGATGACCTGACTAATACTGTCTTTGCTGGGCATCATCAGCCTCTTAAGGTGTGGGTTTCCTGTCTGTACCTGATGGGACTCAATGTTTCCAACAGCCAGATTTCTAAAGAACTTGACCTTTCACTGAGTGATGTACATGAAATGACAACCTTGTTGCGAACCACTGTCGTTAAACGCAAGCCTGACATTACTCTTGAGGGAGAGGTAGAGTTCGACGAGGTGTACATCGTCGCAGGTCACAAAGGACATCCTGAAGCTTTAAAAAAATCTATCGCGGCCTCCCCGAAAAAGAAGATTAAAAGGAACTTCTGA
- a CDS encoding IS110 family transposase: MSRRSKSNRSHSDRVKKRIAGHLEKINLFAAGIDIGSESHFVAVPEELDEQPVRSFGCFTADLEAMADWLVKLGITTVVMESTGIYWIPAFEILESRGLDVKLVNARHVKNVAGRKSDVLDCQWLLQLHTYGLLNGAFRPDEQVCSLRSYRRQRDTLVGYRASHIQHMQKALRQMNLLLDNVVTDITGKTGMTIIRAILNGQRNPVELARYRDKHCKKSEEEIAKSLKGHYRDEHVFALRQAVELYDTYDEKIRACDKALEQKINTFDSKDDKDSQKPSTPDKPSKKRKSRCAPDFDVRSELNRVSGVDLTDIDGIDENTALKIVSEIGLDMSRWPSAKHFASWLGLCPGTKISGGKVLNRKTKRLPGAAATAFRLAAYSLTRSKSALGAYYRRMRSKLGAPKAITATAHKLARLVYSMLKHGSQYVDEGQEYFEQRYRERVLKTLKQKAKDMGFTLTPVETAVG, translated from the coding sequence ATGTCTCGCCGCAGCAAATCCAACCGTTCCCATTCTGACAGAGTCAAAAAGCGTATTGCCGGACATCTGGAGAAAATCAATCTCTTTGCTGCTGGTATTGATATCGGGTCAGAGTCACATTTTGTTGCTGTGCCAGAAGAGTTAGATGAACAACCGGTGCGTTCGTTTGGCTGTTTTACCGCAGACCTTGAAGCTATGGCTGACTGGCTCGTAAAGCTTGGCATTACCACCGTTGTGATGGAGTCAACCGGAATTTACTGGATACCTGCGTTTGAAATACTGGAATCCCGGGGACTTGATGTAAAGCTGGTCAATGCACGACATGTAAAGAATGTTGCCGGACGTAAGTCTGATGTTCTGGACTGCCAATGGCTTTTGCAGTTACATACTTACGGGTTGCTCAATGGCGCGTTCCGCCCTGATGAGCAGGTTTGCTCTTTACGATCTTATAGACGACAACGTGACACTCTTGTTGGCTACCGTGCTTCCCACATCCAGCATATGCAAAAGGCACTTCGACAGATGAATCTGTTACTGGATAATGTGGTGACTGATATTACCGGAAAAACCGGTATGACTATTATCCGCGCCATACTGAATGGGCAGCGGAACCCTGTGGAGCTGGCCAGATATCGTGACAAGCACTGCAAAAAATCCGAGGAAGAAATCGCCAAATCCCTGAAGGGGCATTACCGGGATGAGCATGTATTTGCTCTGCGGCAAGCTGTTGAACTTTACGATACTTATGATGAAAAAATCAGGGCTTGTGACAAAGCTCTGGAACAGAAGATCAACACATTTGACAGCAAAGATGATAAAGACTCCCAGAAACCTTCTACGCCAGATAAGCCTTCAAAAAAACGGAAGTCCCGTTGCGCTCCAGACTTTGATGTGCGTTCAGAGCTCAACCGGGTGAGCGGTGTCGATCTGACTGATATCGACGGCATCGACGAAAATACGGCTCTGAAGATTGTTTCAGAAATCGGTTTGGATATGAGTCGATGGCCTTCCGCTAAACATTTTGCCTCTTGGTTAGGGCTCTGCCCCGGAACCAAAATATCCGGCGGTAAGGTTCTGAACCGGAAAACCAAACGTTTACCAGGCGCAGCGGCAACAGCATTCAGGTTGGCGGCTTATTCACTGACCAGATCAAAAAGTGCTTTGGGTGCTTATTACCGAAGAATGCGAAGCAAGCTTGGTGCTCCAAAGGCGATTACGGCAACAGCGCATAAGCTGGCAAGGCTGGTTTACAGTATGCTCAAGCATGGGAGCCAGTATGTAGATGAAGGTCAGGAATACTTTGAGCAGCGGTACAGAGAAAGAGTTTTGAAAACCCTGAAGCAGAAGGCTAAAGATATGGGCTTCACATTAACGCCGGTTGAAACTGCTGTCGGTTAG
- a CDS encoding IS1595 family transposase, producing MERSRKRQASRSLEKDKPPVLGMIQRGGQVIINMLDNVRKATIKPFITKHVAKGTQTYTDEYSIYNSLEEWGYKHKSVCHGKSEYARDDDKDGIYEVHVNIMEGFWSLLRSWLRPHRGISQESLPLYLGFFEFVHNAGIRGKGQWH from the coding sequence TTGGAGCGCTCTCGAAAAAGACAAGCCTCCCGTTCTCTCGAAAAAGACAAGCCTCCCGTTCTGGGAATGATTCAGCGAGGAGGTCAGGTCATTATCAACATGCTGGATAATGTTCGAAAAGCCACCATAAAGCCTTTCATTACGAAGCATGTAGCCAAGGGAACCCAAACTTACACTGATGAATACAGCATTTACAACTCCCTTGAAGAGTGGGGTTACAAGCATAAATCTGTCTGTCATGGTAAAAGCGAGTACGCCCGGGATGATGACAAGGATGGTATTTATGAAGTACACGTAAACATCATGGAAGGCTTCTGGTCATTGCTCCGTTCATGGCTCAGACCTCACAGGGGGATTTCTCAGGAAAGCTTACCTTTGTACCTCGGCTTCTTTGAGTTCGTTCATAACGCCGGAATCCGGGGTAAAGGGCAATGGCACTGA
- a CDS encoding IS3 family transposase (programmed frameshift): MTAKRKRHKPEFKAQVALEAYKGEKTINQLASEHEVAAVQVSQWKRQLLQGVPEVFGRARPEVDPDALTAPLYQEIGRLKMELDWLKKKSLAMSIDDKRRCIDPDHSKISIQRQCELVGLSRSSWYYQASPALESPENLNLMRLIDEQYTRTPFYGSRKITAWLNEQGFPVNRKRIQRLMRLMGIQAVGPKPGTSLRNKEHKVYPYLLNGVDIVRPNQVWSTDITYCPMPQGFMYLVAIIDWYSRYVVSWELSNTLDADFCIHALGRALEQGEPDIFNTDQGCQFTSNDFLAPLQEREIRISMDGKGRALDNIFVERLWRSVKHEWLYTHEFQTVPELYTGLDEYFEFYNTERLHQSLSYKTPKAIHFA; this comes from the exons ATGACAGCAAAAAGAAAACGACATAAGCCCGAATTTAAGGCACAGGTAGCACTCGAAGCCTACAAGGGCGAAAAGACCATAAACCAGCTGGCAAGCGAACACGAAGTTGCAGCCGTTCAGGTTAGCCAGTGGAAGCGACAGCTACTCCAGGGGGTTCCAGAAGTCTTCGGCAGGGCACGGCCAGAGGTAGATCCAGATGCGCTCACTGCCCCCCTGTATCAGGAGATCGGACGGCTTAAAATGGAGCTGGACTGGTTGAAAAAAAAATC TCTGGCAATGTCCATTGATGACAAACGGAGATGCATAGACCCGGATCACTCGAAGATCAGCATTCAGCGCCAATGTGAACTGGTTGGGTTAAGCAGGTCAAGCTGGTATTACCAAGCTTCTCCAGCTTTGGAAAGCCCTGAGAATCTGAATCTGATGAGGCTCATTGATGAGCAGTATACACGTACACCGTTTTACGGCAGTCGTAAGATAACTGCATGGCTGAATGAGCAGGGCTTTCCGGTCAACAGGAAGCGTATACAGCGACTTATGAGGCTGATGGGCATACAGGCTGTCGGACCAAAACCGGGCACAAGCCTGAGAAACAAAGAGCATAAGGTTTACCCGTACTTGTTGAACGGCGTTGATATTGTGAGACCCAATCAGGTCTGGAGTACTGATATTACGTACTGCCCGATGCCTCAGGGGTTTATGTATCTGGTTGCCATTATTGACTGGTACAGCCGTTACGTGGTCAGCTGGGAGCTGTCGAACACACTGGATGCAGACTTCTGTATTCATGCGCTGGGTCGAGCTTTGGAACAAGGTGAACCTGATATATTCAACACTGACCAAGGGTGTCAGTTTACCAGTAATGATTTTCTGGCACCTCTTCAGGAACGGGAAATACGTATCAGCATGGACGGGAAAGGGCGAGCACTGGATAACATTTTTGTCGAGAGGCTGTGGCGCTCCGTCAAACATGAATGGCTGTACACGCATGAATTTCAGACTGTTCCAGAGCTTTATACTGGGCTGGATGAATACTTTGAGTTTTACAACACTGAACGATTACACCAGTCGTTGAGTTATAAAACGCCTAAGGCAATTCACTTTGCATGA
- a CDS encoding LysR substrate-binding domain-containing protein has translation MRVDLIENGFDLAIRLGQLDDSNMIARQLGVRSQHLCASPGYLEQFGRPETLNDLADHNCLPGTLDYWRFEENKKIRHLKVSGSLRCNSGNALMDAALKGLGLAQLPNHYVAPVIQSGELVELLAEYQPPAEGIWALYPHNRHLSTKVSLLIEQINQTLQETDMTTTVRA, from the coding sequence TTGAGAGTCGATCTGATTGAAAATGGCTTTGATCTCGCCATACGACTTGGGCAGCTGGATGATTCAAATATGATTGCCCGACAACTTGGGGTCAGAAGTCAGCACCTGTGTGCCTCACCCGGCTATCTGGAGCAGTTTGGCCGCCCGGAAACACTGAACGATCTTGCGGATCACAACTGTTTACCGGGCACACTGGATTACTGGCGATTTGAAGAGAATAAGAAGATCCGGCACCTGAAGGTTTCAGGCTCCCTGCGCTGCAACAGTGGCAATGCCTTAATGGATGCGGCTTTGAAAGGGCTGGGGCTGGCGCAGTTACCGAACCATTATGTTGCTCCCGTCATTCAGAGTGGCGAGCTTGTGGAACTGCTGGCTGAATACCAGCCTCCTGCGGAAGGCATCTGGGCGCTGTATCCCCATAATCGACACCTGTCCACTAAAGTCAGCTTGTTGATCGAGCAGATCAACCAGACTCTTCAGGAGACTGATATGACAACAACCGTCAGGGCTTAA